One genomic window of Treponema sp. J25 includes the following:
- a CDS encoding M28 family peptidase → MWDHWEETFKVFTTPGQDRFRVLQNLLEHLGLESRSCTIASATHLILGPGTTEPLVHKNPTVLIAHYDCVEGSPGANDNGAAVFALIETARQLKKEGVPDWYIIFTDKEERIQGSGYHSQGAYTLSLGLKSIGLQRARYFIFDVCGRGDTLIFSTTLDKLLAQHPQLRKKSLHRATVELRQRALEAAKNIGYTHILLVPTPFSDDLGFAATGIAAQTITVLPRKEANTLLQHSRRSDPGPVGPRTDKNQRTAYPETWHYINSALDTVDTLTPAILPVISRFAYDLCLHS, encoded by the coding sequence ATGTGGGATCACTGGGAAGAAACTTTTAAGGTGTTTACCACCCCTGGTCAGGATAGGTTTCGGGTACTACAGAATCTTTTAGAACATCTAGGTCTCGAGAGTCGTAGCTGTACCATCGCCTCAGCGACCCATCTTATTCTTGGACCGGGTACGACAGAACCGCTGGTGCACAAAAATCCCACGGTGCTTATCGCCCATTACGATTGCGTGGAAGGGAGTCCCGGGGCAAACGACAATGGGGCAGCGGTCTTTGCCCTCATAGAAACGGCTCGACAATTGAAAAAAGAGGGGGTCCCCGACTGGTACATCATCTTTACCGATAAGGAAGAACGAATACAGGGAAGTGGGTATCACAGTCAGGGGGCCTATACTCTTTCCCTGGGACTAAAATCTATCGGCCTCCAGAGGGCCCGGTACTTCATTTTTGATGTGTGCGGGCGGGGAGATACCCTCATTTTTTCTACCACCCTCGATAAACTCCTTGCCCAACACCCCCAGCTCAGAAAAAAATCTCTGCACCGGGCCACGGTAGAACTTCGCCAGCGGGCCCTCGAAGCGGCCAAAAACATAGGATATACCCATATCCTCTTAGTCCCCACCCCTTTTTCCGATGACCTGGGTTTTGCGGCCACAGGCATTGCCGCCCAGACTATCACCGTCCTTCCCCGGAAAGAGGCGAATACCCTTTTGCAACATTCTCGACGGTCTGACCCAGGTCCTGTAGGCCCCAGGACTGACAAAAATCAACGCACCGCTTATCCAGAAACCTGGCACTACATCAACAGCGCCCTGGATACCGTAGATACCCTTACTCCTGCTATTTTGCCGGTCATATCCCGTTTTGCTTACGACCTCTGCCTACACTCATGA
- a CDS encoding methyl-accepting chemotaxis protein, with the protein MEKRKIGMATRLIGLSIFLLVLLVGLVSATVYIVFKQNLDKELEEKSRLTVRLIEEELSRWIEAKAKVVEDLVTLFAYGEIQDTPARAVLAALQKADEDLSSIYFMGMIPYKTGGKVLESSGWKPPADYDQTVRPWFKAALATSSWVCSDPYVDLITNKLVVSISQRVKDQEGRDKGVVGLDVILDDVKTIVGAKKISAGGTTYLIDPQGRFITHEKTENILKENIFAEGYLKKYQQSILSENDFYTIVPETSQYVVSVHIKNTPWRVVSMGPLSDIYQPLYRFSFLLVIIGVGGLAFSSILTFLIGRSFSTPVLRAAAYTKEIASGNLQLTVAERYLTRNDEIGDLLRSIKDMKEHLLRIIEGIRSSIQQVSVGSNEISSTAQELSQGATEQAASAEEISSSMEEMNSTVRQNADNALQTEAIAQRTAQDAEAGGQAVSRTVEAMKQIAEKISIIEEIARQTNLLALNAAIEAARAGESGKGFAVVAGEVRKLAERSQQAAAEISELTRKSVLTADEAGSLISRIVPDIRKTAELVQEISASSKEQNTGIEQINAAILQLDQVIQHNASASEELASMAEELSSQARQLEEEISFFKIDEEEDVAKKPS; encoded by the coding sequence ATGGAAAAGCGCAAGATTGGGATGGCTACACGCCTTATAGGATTAAGCATTTTCTTGTTGGTGCTCCTCGTGGGTCTTGTTTCCGCGACGGTATATATCGTCTTTAAGCAGAATCTGGATAAAGAATTAGAGGAGAAATCCCGCCTTACGGTTCGCCTTATTGAAGAAGAACTGAGCCGATGGATAGAAGCAAAAGCTAAGGTAGTCGAGGATTTGGTTACCCTTTTTGCCTATGGTGAGATTCAGGATACACCGGCTCGGGCCGTATTAGCCGCTCTTCAGAAGGCCGATGAGGACCTGTCTTCTATTTATTTTATGGGAATGATTCCATATAAAACTGGAGGCAAAGTATTGGAGTCAAGCGGGTGGAAACCTCCGGCGGATTACGATCAGACGGTCCGTCCCTGGTTTAAAGCAGCCCTCGCAACCTCTTCATGGGTATGTAGCGACCCCTATGTGGACCTTATAACCAATAAATTGGTAGTGTCGATTTCTCAGCGGGTAAAGGATCAGGAGGGGCGAGATAAAGGAGTGGTAGGTCTGGATGTGATCCTCGATGATGTAAAGACCATCGTGGGGGCAAAGAAGATCTCCGCCGGGGGAACCACCTACCTGATTGATCCCCAGGGGCGTTTCATTACCCATGAAAAAACCGAAAACATCCTTAAGGAGAATATTTTTGCCGAAGGATATTTAAAAAAATATCAACAATCTATCCTTTCAGAAAATGATTTTTATACTATTGTTCCTGAAACATCACAGTATGTGGTATCAGTGCACATCAAGAATACGCCCTGGCGGGTGGTAAGCATGGGCCCCCTATCGGATATCTATCAGCCCCTGTATCGGTTCTCCTTCCTCTTGGTTATCATTGGGGTGGGGGGGCTGGCTTTTTCTTCTATCCTGACGTTTCTTATTGGTCGTTCCTTTAGTACGCCGGTGCTCCGGGCTGCAGCATACACTAAAGAGATTGCCTCCGGGAATTTACAACTTACGGTGGCTGAGCGGTACCTTACCCGAAACGATGAGATTGGGGATCTTCTCCGATCGATAAAGGACATGAAGGAACACCTTCTTCGGATTATCGAAGGTATCCGTTCTTCTATTCAGCAAGTATCGGTGGGCAGTAACGAAATTAGTTCCACGGCCCAGGAATTAAGTCAGGGGGCCACAGAACAAGCGGCCAGTGCCGAAGAAATATCCAGCTCTATGGAAGAGATGAATTCCACCGTTCGGCAGAATGCGGATAACGCCCTGCAAACTGAAGCTATCGCTCAGCGAACAGCCCAGGATGCGGAAGCGGGTGGACAGGCGGTTTCTCGGACCGTGGAAGCGATGAAGCAAATTGCCGAGAAGATTTCTATTATCGAGGAAATTGCCCGGCAGACGAACCTTCTTGCCTTAAATGCCGCCATCGAAGCCGCCCGGGCTGGCGAATCCGGCAAAGGTTTTGCCGTAGTGGCTGGGGAAGTGCGAAAACTGGCAGAACGGAGCCAGCAGGCGGCGGCCGAAATTAGCGAGCTTACCCGTAAGAGTGTGCTTACCGCCGATGAAGCGGGGTCCCTTATTTCCCGGATTGTTCCGGACATACGGAAGACCGCCGAACTGGTGCAGGAAATAAGTGCTTCCAGCAAAGAACAAAACACCGGGATAGAGCAGATTAACGCGGCGATTCTTCAACTAGACCAGGTGATTCAGCATAACGCCAGCGCTTCAGAAGAACTGGCTTCCATGGCAGAGGAGCTATCTTCTCAGGCCCGCCAGCTGGAAGAGGAAATTTCCTTCTTCAAAATTGATGAAGAAGAGGATGTCGCAAAGAAACCTTCATGA
- a CDS encoding glucose-6-phosphate isomerase: MIQYRNLDETTVYQRLQGQVQRLRTFDFGTHLTAERVRSYQVSVGGGLTYNYAAKAVDEELLQTLQQLSDEQQCIEKYQALLDGELMNTGEQRRVLHHLVRGQLGKPVIHEGKDLGEFYAEQRQRFSAFAERVHRGEIRGSTNQPFKTVVQIGIGGSDLGPRALYLALENWAESRGKQKMKALFISNVDPDDASQVVSQLDLATTLFVLVSKSGTTQETLANELFVKAKLQKAGLNPARHMVAVTSETSPLAHNPGYLDSFYIDDFIGGRYSSTSAVGGVILSLAFGPEVFAELLAGAHEADRLALERDIRRNPSLLDALIGVWERNSLGWPCTAVLPYSQALSRFPAHLQQLDMESNGKRVNRRGEPLSYGTGPVVFGEPGTNGQHSFYQLLHQGTDIIPLQFIGFMQSQRQDDVEVDGSTSQTKLKANLIAQIVAFAKGKKDENANKHFPGGRPSSLIYGELLTPRALGALLAHFENKVMFQGFIWNLNSFDQEGVQLGKVLTKKVLSHSSGDGALDAYAGLLGI, from the coding sequence ATGATTCAGTATCGTAATCTTGATGAAACGACGGTGTATCAGAGGCTCCAGGGCCAGGTGCAACGCCTTCGGACCTTTGATTTTGGCACCCATTTGACAGCGGAACGGGTGCGTTCCTATCAGGTCAGCGTGGGTGGGGGGCTTACCTATAACTATGCGGCCAAAGCGGTGGATGAAGAACTCCTTCAGACGTTGCAGCAGCTTTCGGATGAACAGCAATGTATCGAAAAATACCAGGCCCTTTTAGATGGGGAACTCATGAACACGGGAGAACAACGGCGGGTGCTCCACCATCTGGTTCGGGGCCAACTGGGAAAACCGGTAATCCACGAAGGAAAAGACCTCGGCGAGTTCTACGCGGAGCAGCGCCAGCGTTTTTCTGCCTTTGCAGAAAGGGTCCACCGGGGAGAAATCCGGGGTTCCACGAATCAACCCTTTAAAACGGTGGTGCAGATTGGCATTGGGGGGTCCGATTTAGGTCCCCGGGCGTTGTATCTGGCCCTGGAAAACTGGGCAGAAAGCCGAGGAAAGCAAAAAATGAAGGCCCTCTTTATTTCTAACGTGGACCCTGACGATGCTTCCCAGGTGGTGTCCCAGCTTGACCTGGCGACGACCCTTTTTGTGCTGGTTTCAAAAAGCGGTACCACCCAGGAAACACTGGCGAATGAACTCTTTGTAAAAGCAAAGTTGCAAAAGGCCGGTCTTAACCCCGCTCGCCACATGGTGGCCGTCACGAGTGAAACCAGTCCTTTAGCCCATAACCCGGGGTATCTGGATTCGTTCTATATTGATGACTTTATTGGAGGCCGTTATTCTTCGACCTCTGCGGTAGGAGGGGTGATTTTATCCCTTGCCTTTGGGCCGGAGGTCTTTGCAGAACTGCTTGCGGGAGCCCATGAAGCAGATCGGCTGGCCCTGGAACGGGATATCCGACGGAACCCATCACTTCTTGATGCCCTTATCGGTGTGTGGGAGCGGAATTCCCTCGGCTGGCCCTGTACGGCCGTGTTGCCCTACAGTCAGGCCCTCTCCCGTTTCCCCGCCCATCTTCAACAGTTAGATATGGAATCGAACGGAAAGCGGGTAAATCGCCGGGGAGAGCCCCTCTCCTATGGTACCGGACCGGTGGTGTTTGGCGAGCCGGGAACCAATGGGCAGCACTCCTTTTATCAGCTACTGCATCAGGGAACCGACATTATTCCCCTTCAATTCATTGGTTTCATGCAAAGCCAGCGACAGGACGATGTGGAGGTGGATGGTTCTACGAGCCAGACAAAGCTTAAGGCCAACCTTATTGCCCAGATTGTGGCCTTTGCCAAGGGGAAAAAGGATGAAAATGCAAATAAGCATTTCCCCGGCGGTCGGCCTTCGAGCTTAATCTACGGAGAACTCCTGACTCCCCGGGCGCTAGGGGCCCTGCTTGCTCACTTCGAAAATAAAGTGATGTTCCAGGGCTTTATCTGGAATCTGAATAGTTTTGATCAGGAAGGGGTGCAGCTAGGGAAGGTGCTTACCAAGAAGGTCCTCTCCCATTCTTCGGGGGATGGGGCCCTTGATGCCTACGCAGGGCTGTTGGGCATATAA
- a CDS encoding ArgR family transcriptional regulator, with the protein MKERLARLKAIRKLIKTYRIESQEILLGYLQKEGFQVTQATLSRDLKLLKVGKISDGHNGYVYTLPGEDERQESERTYINDFLRGYISIDWSGNMVVIRTYSGHSDSVALAVDNLALDEVLGTIAGRDNTVFVCLREGVTGEEFLARMKEKIPELED; encoded by the coding sequence GTGAAAGAACGGCTTGCACGGCTCAAGGCGATACGAAAACTCATTAAAACATATCGGATAGAATCCCAGGAAATTCTTCTCGGATACCTTCAAAAAGAAGGGTTCCAGGTAACCCAGGCCACCCTTTCTCGGGATCTTAAGCTTCTTAAGGTAGGAAAAATCTCGGATGGTCATAATGGGTATGTCTATACCCTACCAGGAGAAGATGAACGGCAAGAAAGTGAGCGAACCTACATCAACGATTTTCTGCGGGGCTATATTTCTATTGATTGGTCCGGAAATATGGTGGTGATTCGAACCTATTCGGGCCATTCCGATTCGGTGGCTTTAGCGGTGGATAATTTGGCCCTTGATGAGGTCCTCGGTACCATTGCGGGCCGGGATAATACGGTCTTTGTTTGTCTGCGAGAGGGCGTGACGGGGGAAGAATTCCTTGCCCGGATGAAGGAAAAAATCCCCGAGCTTGAAGATTAA
- a CDS encoding FapA family protein — translation MGTPQKSEKQPPSQDSQEQKKGSEGSAPKTEEELRATITGIHQNDGTMVITISEDHLSARADFYPPLGDGNPLNPDYIAAMLEKLSIIYGIRWDAIQEAALECNLNRKIIKDVLIAQGDSPVEEILPYFELDSRFKSSTPTYREEGGRVDYRAISHFFVVKKDECIAHYKEKVPGKEGKDIHGKTIPMPIRKMESIVPGKNTKQTTDGIVATVDGRLSINGNEVLVEEVLQLKGNVGYGTGHIIFPGDVILEGEVSDGFKVYAGGSITAKQTLDATDVVAKKDLVVAGGIIGRGNGVVKVGGNLRARFIQNCYILSRGTVWVSGAIVNSRVYSMDRIDLGDKGKILGGELYAIHGIRAESIGREGGRVTRIHCGIDFISQQELDKHNESLRLLAGKIKKVQEVLKNPEIPGEQKKRFLLYLQKLQEEQGKLQNRIVELLPKINADEQAMIEIFGSVAEGTIIEICHVALFIEKPLKKVRFRLNKQEGKLVSEPLKER, via the coding sequence ATGGGAACTCCTCAAAAATCAGAAAAACAGCCACCATCTCAGGACTCACAGGAACAAAAGAAGGGATCTGAAGGATCGGCGCCCAAAACAGAGGAAGAGCTTCGGGCTACCATTACGGGGATCCATCAAAATGATGGCACGATGGTGATCACCATCTCAGAAGACCACCTTTCAGCCCGGGCTGATTTTTATCCTCCCCTGGGAGACGGGAATCCCCTCAACCCCGACTATATTGCAGCCATGCTTGAAAAACTTTCCATTATCTATGGTATCCGATGGGACGCTATTCAGGAAGCGGCTCTTGAATGCAACCTGAACAGAAAGATCATAAAGGATGTCCTGATTGCCCAGGGGGACAGCCCGGTAGAAGAAATCCTGCCCTACTTTGAACTGGATAGCCGGTTTAAGAGTTCCACCCCCACCTATCGAGAAGAGGGGGGCCGGGTAGACTATCGGGCCATCTCTCATTTTTTCGTGGTAAAAAAAGACGAATGCATCGCCCATTATAAAGAAAAGGTCCCAGGGAAAGAAGGAAAAGATATCCACGGGAAAACCATCCCCATGCCAATCCGAAAAATGGAGTCCATCGTACCGGGGAAAAATACCAAACAGACCACCGACGGCATCGTGGCCACAGTGGATGGACGGCTTTCTATTAATGGCAATGAAGTTTTGGTAGAAGAGGTCCTGCAACTGAAAGGAAATGTAGGCTATGGGACAGGACATATCATTTTTCCCGGCGATGTGATCCTGGAAGGGGAAGTCTCCGATGGCTTCAAAGTGTACGCCGGAGGGTCTATCACCGCAAAACAAACCCTGGACGCCACCGATGTGGTTGCGAAGAAAGACCTGGTCGTTGCCGGCGGCATCATCGGGCGCGGGAACGGGGTAGTCAAAGTAGGGGGAAACCTCCGGGCCCGTTTTATTCAAAATTGCTACATTTTGTCTCGCGGAACCGTATGGGTAAGTGGGGCCATCGTGAATTCCCGGGTCTACAGCATGGATCGTATAGATCTGGGAGATAAGGGTAAGATTCTCGGCGGAGAACTCTATGCCATCCATGGGATCCGGGCCGAATCTATCGGGCGAGAAGGCGGCCGGGTCACCAGGATTCACTGCGGCATCGATTTTATTTCTCAACAAGAATTAGATAAACATAATGAAAGTCTGCGGCTTTTGGCGGGGAAAATAAAAAAGGTTCAGGAGGTTCTTAAAAATCCTGAGATTCCAGGGGAACAGAAAAAACGATTCCTTCTGTATTTACAAAAACTGCAGGAAGAACAGGGAAAGCTCCAGAACCGTATTGTAGAACTCTTACCCAAAATTAACGCGGACGAACAGGCGATGATAGAAATTTTTGGGTCCGTCGCAGAAGGAACGATCATCGAAATTTGTCATGTAGCCCTTTTCATCGAAAAACCCTTGAAAAAAGTACGGTTTCGCCTGAACAAGCAGGAAGGGAAGCTGGTATCCGAACCGTTAAAAGAACGGTAA
- a CDS encoding NINE protein: MYNLFIAYLLWFLSGFGALGFHRFYLGKIPTGLLWMCTGGLGMVGAIYDFFTLPAQVAEANMKLALQERQGSYPGPGGYTSGGWRYAEDAEARIVKKESLERVILRVAKANKGLATASEVALEADIPLEEAKAALEKLVDKGFAELRVKNNGTLVYAFPDLMDPKASYEDLSF; this comes from the coding sequence GTGTATAATCTTTTTATCGCCTACCTGTTGTGGTTCCTGTCTGGTTTTGGAGCCTTGGGATTCCATCGCTTTTATCTCGGAAAGATACCCACCGGGCTTCTGTGGATGTGTACGGGGGGTCTGGGGATGGTCGGTGCCATCTACGACTTTTTTACCCTGCCCGCCCAAGTGGCCGAGGCAAACATGAAACTTGCCCTCCAGGAAAGACAGGGGTCTTATCCAGGACCAGGGGGTTATACAAGCGGAGGCTGGCGCTATGCGGAGGATGCAGAGGCAAGAATCGTTAAAAAGGAAAGCCTTGAACGGGTTATTCTCCGGGTGGCCAAGGCAAACAAGGGGCTTGCTACGGCAAGCGAAGTGGCTTTAGAAGCGGACATTCCCCTTGAAGAGGCCAAGGCAGCTCTGGAAAAGCTGGTTGATAAGGGCTTTGCGGAACTGCGGGTTAAGAATAATGGCACCCTGGTATATGCCTTCCCCGACTTAATGGATCCCAAAGCATCCTACGAGGATCTTTCATTTTAA
- a CDS encoding endonuclease MutS2 — translation MNERTIRILEFEVIQRRVAERCDSEEAAALVMEQQPLLDWEAVRNLKTMVAHLGAAVDRLGEEPRETLPSIGSILAKLAREGVSLEIEEAYALGLFLYRAEGVRKWLYKALEEYPDSPLWPLVTSLPDCKPVEEQIFKILDRDGNLRDLPELRMIRENIGRLSRELDQRVRSYTTNEEIRRMLQSELPSQRDGRIVLALKANFRGRIKGIVHEVSGTGQTVFIEPLDIVEKNNQIVLEQQRLEAEIHRIFRELTQRIAPYQESLALFHRQFLYLETLRARSRYSRESRGVFAEESPGEQGPLVLRQARHPLLGSRAVPIDIAFREGIRAVIITGPNTGGKTVTLKTVGLCALMNQYGLAIPAAEGSQLPLFDGVYADVGDEQSISQSLSTFSAHMVNIAGILEKATASSLILLDELGAGTDPEEGGALAMALMDYLVQLKARLLVTTHHGVLKNYGYTHEGVENASVEFDSTTLSPTYRILMGIPGESRALDIALRNGIPREIVEQARHYIEEERTDVAHLIVGLKEKHREVEALRQELQKEQALLWEERRRVDLRSLKLKQAELLRRSEDLSALQRFLQESRKTLENLVREIREGELTREKTRQVKEFLASLEEHLEKEVLSYEAEHEELQREREASSPEEGTVSSGEGKGSEKKSSLQPGMAVLVLPAKQRGELVREAGHSRKGEKRWVVAVGAVKITVEEGSIVPIKEEKEKQRLPVAAQVELRDDRPPPVLELNLRGMRLDEALDAVERQIQGAALAGLSEFSIIHGKGEGILQKGVQDYLRNHPLVASFAFAHPEQGGFGKTVVLLKR, via the coding sequence ATGAATGAACGGACGATACGAATCTTAGAATTTGAGGTGATCCAGCGGCGGGTAGCCGAACGGTGCGACAGTGAAGAAGCGGCGGCCCTTGTCATGGAACAACAACCCCTCCTGGACTGGGAAGCGGTACGAAACCTAAAGACCATGGTAGCCCACCTTGGGGCTGCGGTGGACCGACTGGGCGAAGAACCGAGGGAAACCCTTCCCTCGATCGGTTCGATCCTTGCCAAGCTGGCAAGGGAGGGCGTTTCCCTGGAGATAGAAGAAGCCTATGCCCTGGGGCTGTTTCTGTATCGGGCCGAAGGGGTTCGAAAATGGCTTTATAAGGCCCTTGAAGAATATCCCGATTCGCCCCTCTGGCCCTTAGTGACCTCCTTACCGGATTGTAAACCCGTGGAGGAACAGATTTTCAAGATCCTCGATCGGGATGGGAACCTGCGGGATCTCCCCGAATTACGCATGATCCGGGAAAATATCGGGCGGCTTTCCCGGGAATTGGACCAGCGAGTTCGATCGTACACCACTAACGAAGAGATCCGGCGGATGCTCCAATCGGAGCTCCCCTCCCAGCGGGATGGCCGGATTGTGCTTGCCCTAAAGGCAAATTTTCGGGGACGAATCAAGGGGATTGTCCATGAGGTCAGTGGCACAGGACAGACCGTTTTTATCGAGCCCCTGGATATTGTGGAAAAGAATAATCAGATCGTCCTGGAGCAGCAACGGCTAGAGGCAGAGATCCATCGCATCTTCCGGGAACTTACCCAGCGAATAGCCCCCTATCAGGAAAGCCTTGCACTGTTTCACCGTCAATTTTTGTATCTGGAAACCCTCCGGGCCCGTTCGCGGTATAGCCGGGAGAGCAGGGGGGTGTTTGCAGAGGAAAGCCCGGGGGAGCAGGGGCCCCTCGTTTTGCGTCAGGCCCGACATCCCCTGTTGGGGAGCCGGGCGGTTCCCATCGATATAGCCTTCCGGGAGGGGATCCGGGCGGTGATTATTACGGGCCCGAACACGGGAGGAAAAACCGTAACCCTTAAGACGGTGGGGCTCTGTGCTCTCATGAATCAATATGGCCTTGCCATTCCCGCCGCAGAGGGGAGCCAGCTTCCTCTTTTTGATGGGGTCTACGCTGATGTCGGCGATGAACAGTCCATAAGTCAGTCCCTTTCTACCTTTTCTGCCCATATGGTGAATATTGCGGGAATCCTCGAGAAGGCTACCGCTTCCAGTTTAATTCTTCTTGATGAACTGGGGGCTGGTACGGACCCCGAAGAAGGGGGCGCCCTGGCGATGGCCCTCATGGATTATCTGGTGCAGCTAAAGGCCCGGCTCCTCGTGACCACCCATCATGGGGTGCTTAAAAATTATGGGTATACCCATGAGGGGGTGGAGAACGCCTCCGTGGAATTTGATAGTACCACCCTCTCCCCTACCTACCGCATTCTCATGGGAATACCCGGCGAAAGTCGGGCCCTGGACATTGCGCTTCGCAACGGTATTCCCCGGGAAATTGTGGAGCAGGCCCGCCACTACATAGAGGAAGAGCGGACCGATGTGGCCCATCTTATTGTGGGGCTTAAAGAAAAGCATCGAGAGGTAGAAGCCCTGCGGCAGGAGCTGCAGAAAGAACAGGCCCTTTTATGGGAAGAACGGCGAAGGGTGGACCTCAGGTCCCTAAAACTCAAACAAGCGGAGCTCCTCCGTCGTTCAGAGGATTTATCGGCCCTCCAGCGTTTTCTCCAGGAAAGCCGAAAAACCCTGGAAAACCTGGTTCGCGAGATCCGGGAAGGGGAACTTACCAGAGAAAAAACCCGTCAGGTAAAGGAATTCCTCGCATCCCTGGAGGAACATCTTGAAAAAGAAGTCCTGTCCTATGAAGCGGAGCATGAGGAATTGCAGCGGGAGCGTGAGGCGAGTTCTCCAGAAGAAGGGACGGTATCTTCGGGGGAAGGAAAGGGCTCTGAAAAGAAATCTTCCTTGCAACCGGGGATGGCGGTCCTGGTGTTACCGGCGAAACAACGGGGAGAACTGGTGCGAGAGGCCGGCCATTCCCGAAAGGGGGAAAAACGCTGGGTCGTGGCAGTGGGGGCCGTAAAAATCACGGTAGAGGAAGGCTCCATCGTACCAATAAAAGAGGAAAAAGAAAAACAGCGCTTACCCGTTGCCGCTCAGGTAGAACTGCGGGATGATAGGCCGCCACCGGTGCTGGAGTTGAATCTGCGGGGTATGCGGCTTGACGAAGCCCTTGATGCGGTGGAACGGCAAATCCAGGGGGCTGCCCTGGCGGGGCTTTCGGAATTCTCTATAATTCACGGGAAGGGAGAAGGAATTCTCCAGAAGGGTGTTCAGGACTACTTAAGAAACCATCCCCTGGTAGCTTCCTTTGCTTTTGCTCACCCCGAGCAGGGTGGTTTTGGAAAGACGGTGGTGCTCTTAAAACGATGA
- the rsgA gene encoding ribosome small subunit-dependent GTPase A, whose product MALTGMVLRCSKNSFLVESDEGERVMCEIKGKILKASQGFYNPLAPGDRVVFEVTSPDGRGRILELLPRSTVFTRFNQKGDAPQVIAANIDLLCCVTTAEEPPFRPRFIDRVLVQAEIAHVPAAIILNKTDQELRDQGVLLDMEERLSDFVRIGYPVFRVSALSGAGLEELTRHWQGKRVLLVGQSGVGKSSLINALGASPPLKVGALSAKYQRGSHTTTMAQMILCTYGGHSFWVLDTPGIRRLTIDGITSREVALYFKEFAPLVGQCSYGLSCSHRFEVGCKILEALDAGYIHEDRYESFQSIVQELTERSSYENL is encoded by the coding sequence GTGGCGTTAACGGGGATGGTGCTTCGCTGTTCTAAAAATTCGTTCCTCGTAGAAAGCGATGAAGGGGAACGGGTTATGTGTGAAATAAAGGGAAAGATCCTTAAGGCCTCCCAGGGATTTTACAACCCCCTTGCTCCGGGCGATCGGGTTGTTTTTGAGGTGACCTCTCCTGACGGACGGGGCCGTATCCTTGAACTGTTGCCTCGAAGCACCGTTTTTACCCGCTTTAACCAGAAGGGGGATGCCCCCCAGGTGATAGCCGCAAATATCGATCTTTTGTGCTGTGTCACCACCGCCGAGGAGCCCCCCTTTCGTCCCCGCTTTATCGATCGGGTCCTGGTTCAGGCGGAGATAGCCCATGTTCCGGCAGCCATTATCCTAAATAAGACGGATCAAGAGCTCCGAGACCAGGGTGTTCTCCTTGATATGGAAGAACGACTCAGTGATTTTGTTCGCATAGGCTATCCGGTGTTTCGAGTTTCAGCCCTCAGTGGGGCAGGGCTTGAAGAACTTACCCGTCACTGGCAGGGGAAACGGGTCCTTCTTGTCGGACAATCGGGGGTGGGAAAATCGAGCCTTATTAACGCCCTGGGGGCCTCTCCTCCGTTAAAAGTAGGGGCCCTTTCAGCAAAGTACCAGCGGGGTTCCCACACCACTACCATGGCTCAGATGATCCTCTGCACCTATGGGGGTCATTCCTTTTGGGTCCTTGATACCCCTGGCATTCGACGGCTTACGATCGACGGCATTACCAGTAGAGAGGTAGCCCTGTATTTTAAGGAATTTGCGCCCCTTGTCGGTCAGTGTTCCTATGGACTCTCCTGTTCCCATCGGTTTGAAGTGGGCTGTAAAATTTTAGAAGCCCTGGATGCGGGCTATATCCATGAGGATCGCTACGAAAGTTTTCAGAGTATTGTGCAAGAGCTTACGGAGCGTAGTTCCTACGAGAACCTATAA